CAATCTGCGCCTGGACAACGTGATCACCGCCGTAGAGGCGGCATTACTCGACCTGCTCGGCCAGCATCTCGACGTGCCGGTGGCCGAACTGCTCGGCAGCGGCCAGCAACGCGATAGCGTGCCGATGCTCGCCTACCTCTTCTATATAGGTGAGCGCCAGCGCACCGACCTGCCCTACCTCGCCGGCAAAGGCCCGACGGACGACTGGTATCACCTGCGCCATCAGGCCGCGCTGACGCCGGAGGCCATTGCCCGTCTGGCCGAGGCGGCGCATGCGCGCTACGGCTTCAATGACTTCAAGCTCAAGGGCGGCGTAATGCGCGGCGCCGAGGAAATGGACGCCATCCGCGCGATCAAGGCGCGCTTCCCCGATGCCCGCGTCACCCTGGACCCCAATGGCGCCTGGTCGCTGGACGAAGCCATCGCCCTGTGCCAGGGCCAGAACCATGTGCTGAGCTATGCCGAAGACCCCTGCGGCCCGGAAAATGGCTATTCCGGTCGCGAGGTGATGGCCGAGTTCAAGCGCGCAACCGGCATTCCCACGGCCACCAACATGGTCGCTACCGACTGGCGCCAGATGGGCCATTCGCTGCGCCTGGAGGCCGTCGACATCCCGCTGGCCGACCCGCACTTCTGGACCATGCAGGGCGCCGTGCGCCTCGGTCAGGTGTGCGAGGAGTTCGGCCTGACCTGGGGTTCGCACTCGAACAACCACTTCGATATTTCCCTGGCCATGTTCACCCATGCCGCAGCCGCCGTACCTGGCCGCGTCACCGCCATCGATACCCACTGGATCTGGCAGGAAGGCGAAGAACGCCTGACCCGCGAACCGCTGCAGATCATCGGTGGTCAGGTGCGGGTATCGGACAAGCCTGGCCTCGGTATCGAGCCGGACATGGAGCGGATCATGGCCGCCCACGAGCTTTACAAGAAGGTGGCCAAGGGCGCGCGCGACGACGCCATGGCCATGCAGTACCTGGTCCCGGGTTGGCAATACGACCCGAAACGCCCCAGCCTCGGTCGCGACTGACTCGCGCGGCTTCTATCCCAACCCGGAGTATTCCAATGAAAAAAACATTCCGCGCCTCCCTCCTTTCTGCCCTGGTCGGAATGGGTGCCCTGATCACCCACTCCGCCACCTTCGCCGATGAGGTCAAGTGGCCGACTCGTCCGATCCAGGTGGTGGTGATCGCCAACCCAGGTGGCGATACCGACTTCAACGCCCGCATGATGGCCAAGTACTTCAACGAGATCACCGGCAAGACCATGGTGGTGACCAACGTCGCTGGCGGCGGTGGCACCCTGGCGGCCGAACAGGTCAAGGGCGCGGCGGCGGACGGCAACACCATCCTCTTCACCCACCCGGGTCAGCTGATCGTCAACGAAGTTGCCGGTCTGACCGAAGACAGCTTCGAAACCTTCGATGTCGCCTGCATTGCCGGCGTCGACAAGAGTGCGGTGTTCGTCGCTTCCAAGCAGTCGGGCGTGACCAGCATGCAGGACCTGGTCGAGAAGTCCAAAGCCAACCCGCGCAGCATCACCTATGGCACCGAGATGGGCAGCTTCTCCCACATCCAGGGCCTGATGCTGGAAAAACTCACCGGCGTCAAGCTGAAGATGGTCGACGGTGGCACCGTAGCCGACCGCGTTGTCGGCATGCTGGGCGGCCGCCTCGATCTGGGCGCCATCACCTACGGTTCGGTACAGGACTACGTGCAGGGCGGTCAGATGGTCGCACTGGGCCAGCCCAACGCCGAGCGCAACGTCATGCTGGGTGACGTCCCGACGCTCAAGGAACAGGGCCTCGACATCACCATGGACAAGCCCTACGTAGTGGCTTTCCCGAAAGGCACCGACCCGGCGATCGTCAAGAAGATGTCCGACATCATGAAGCAGATCACCGAGAAGCCGGCTTACGCCGAAGATCTGAAGAAGTTCAAGCAACCGGTCGCCTTCTTCGCCACCGAAGAGGCCAGACAGATTCTGGCCAAGACCCGCGAAGACTTCATGCAGTTCAAGGATGAGCTGCGCAAGGCCAAGTAAAGCCACAACGCAACGCCGGCCCGAGCGACCGGGGCCGGCGCTGCACCTCAGAACCGAGGTATGCAATGAACACCCCGAACAAGAAAGAACTGATCACCGGCATTGCCATGCTCGGTGCCAGCCTTGCCTATCTGCTACTGGCGCAGCAGATCCCCGGCCATGACGGTATCGACGCGGCCACGGTGCCTAAACTGCTGGCCGGCTTCCTGACCCTGCTCGGTCTGATGCAGCTGGCCAGCGCATTCGCCAAACCCAGGACCGCCACCGAAGCCGCCAGCGACTTGCCCACTGAGGCCGAAGAGCCTGCAACGGAGATCGTCGAACCCAAGACCGTGATCAAGACCCTTGGTCTGATCCTCGGCTACATGGCCCTGCTCGGCCCTGTGGGCTTTCCGATCATGACCGTGGTTTACCTGTATCTGCAGTTCCTCGTGCTGACCCCGGTAAACCAGAAAGCCAGACACCTGACCTATCTGCTGATCGCCGTTATCTGCTCTGCACTCATCTTCCTGCTGTTCCGCGAGGCCTTCGATCTGATGCTGCCCGCTGGTCTGCTGAACAACTTCATCTGAGGATCGACCATGCTCGAATTACTGCAGCAAGGCTTCGGTGCCGTCTTTTCACTGAACATCATGATGCTGATGACAGTCGGCGTGGCCATGGGGATCGTTTTCGGCGCTGTGCCCGGGCTGTCGGCTACCATGGCCGTGGCGCTGTGCCTGCCGCTGACCTTCACCATGGGCCCGCAGGCCGGCCTGTCGCTGCTGGTCGCACTGTTCATCGGCGCCACTTCCGGGGGCCTGATCTCGGCCATCCTGCTGAAGATTCCGGGAACCCCATCATCTATCGCCACGGTGTTCGACGGCGGCCCGCTGATGGAACAGGGCCACGGCGTCAAGGCGCTGGGCATCGGCATCGTGTTTTCCTTTCTGGGCACCATCTTCAGCATCGTCGCGCTGATGCTCATCGCACCGCAGCTGGCCAAGGTGGCCCTGAGCTTCGGCCCACATGAATACTTCGCCATTGCCATATTCTCCCTGACCCTGATTGCCACGCTCTCAGCCGGCTCCATGGTCAAGGGGCTGTTCGCCGGTGCACTGGGCATCGCCATATCCACCATCGGCATCGCTCCGGTCGAGGCAGTGCGCCGCTTCACCTTCGGCGTCAATGAACTCAACGGCGGCTTCTCCATGCTGACCGTGATGATCGGCATGTTCGCCGTGGCGGAGATCATCAAGCTCGCCGAAACCGGCCGCCATGCCGTGCAGGGCACGGCCAGGTCGGTAAGCATGAAGAACATCAAAGGCTTCGGCTTTTCCCTCAGGGAATTCCGCGAGCAGTTGCCGAACGCCGGTCGCTCCGGCCTGATCGGCCTGGGTATCGGCATCCTGCCGGGCATCGGTGCGGGCACCTCGAACCTGGTTTCCTACATCATCGCCAAGAAGCGCGCGAAAGACGGGCACACCTACGGCAAGGGCAACATCGGCGGCGTGGTCGCCAGCGAGACGGCCAACAATGCCGGTATCGGCGGCGCCATGATGCCGCTGATGACCCTGGGCATTCCCGGCGATACCGTCACCGCGATCATGCTCGGCGGCTTCCTGATCCACGGTATCCAGCCCGGTCCGCTGCTGTTCATCAGCCAGGGTCCGCTGGTGTACACCATCTTCGCCGCGCTGATCGTCGCTACGGTGATGATGCTGTTCATGGAGTTCTACGGCCTGCGCCTGTTCATCAAGCTGCTCGACGTGCCCAAGCACATCCTCCTGCCGATCATCCTGGTGCTTTGCGTGGTCGGGGCCTTCGGCCTCTCCAGCCGCCTGTTCGACGTCTGGTCGATCCTGCTGTTCGGCCTGCTCGGCTACGCCTTCGTCAAGGCCGGCATGCCGGCGGCGCCGTTCATCATCGGCTTCATTCTCGGGCCAATGGCGGAAACCAACCTGCGTCGCGGGCTGATGCTGTCGGACGGCAGTTTCGCCGACTTCTTCACCAACCCCATCGCCGGCACCTTCCTCGGCCTGGCACTGCTGTTCGTGCTCTGGCAGGTGTTCAGCGCGCTGCGCCCCAAACCCAGCGCGATCAACGAAATCCTGCGAACCTGATCCACTCGACAGCCCCCTCTGCTCAGGGGGCTTTTTTTCGCACCTCTGGCTTCGTACGCAATCCAGTCTTCCGTTTGCCAGGAACTGCGGCAGATGATGGGCGCTGGCATTGATCTAGGTCCAATCCAATCATTCACTTGATTGATACGCGGAATGAATCAATGTTCGATCTGGCACAACTACGCTGTTTCACCACCCTGGCCGCCGAGCTGAACTTCCGCCGCGCCGCCGAGCGCCTGCACATGACCCAGCCGCCGCTGAGCCGGCAGATTCAGCTGCTCGAACACCAACTGGGCGTCTCGCTGTTCACTCGTAGCACCCGCTCGGTTGCCCTGACGGCAGCTGGCCGCGCCTTCTTCGTCGAAGCCCAGGCACTGCTCGACCAGGCCCACCGTGCTGCGCAAAGTGCGCGCCTGGCCGCCATTGGCGAGAGCGGCTCGCTGAACATCAGTTTCGTCGCCAGCGCGGTATACGACGTACTGCCCCGGGCGATCACCAGCGCCAGGCGGGAACGCCCCGGCGTGGATATCGCCCTGCTGGAAATGACCACCTTCGAACAAGTTCAGGCACTGCGATCCCGACGCGTGGATCTGGCCATCGTGCGCGCGCCACTGCAGCAATCCGGCCTGGTCAGCGAATGCCTGCTGCGTGAGCCATTCGTGCTGGCCGCCCCCGCCGGGCATCCGCTTGCGCAACACCAACGGCCAACCCTGGAGATGCTCCATGGTCAGCCATTTCTTCTCTATGCACATACCGCCTGGCAGCCCTTCAACGAACTGCATACCGGTCTGTTCCGCGCCAGCGGCATTCAGCCGGACTTCGTCCAGGCGCTGGGCTCGACCCTGACCATACTGGCGCTGGTCAACGCCGGCATGGGGCTGGCGCTGGTGCCACGTACTGCCAGCGCCATTCACTTCGGGCAGGTGCGCTTCCGTGAGCTGCCGCTGCCCAAAGGTGTGTGCGGCGAGCTGCACCTGGTCTGGCGCGACGACAACGACAACCCCGCATTGCCAGCGGTGATCGAAGCCGTGCGCCAGGCCGCTCGCGACATCTATCCGCAAAGCTGAAGATCAGGCGCGCTTGCCAACCTGCGCCTGCTGCACCGTCCAACCAGCCACCTGCTCGCTGAGGCTCAGGCCCAGGCCCGGACGGGTCGGTACCAGCATGCGTCCGTCGCGAATTTCGAGACGCTCGTTGAACAGCGGTTCCAGCCATTCGAAGTGCTCGACCCACGGCTCGCGCGCATGGCTGGCGGCCAGATGCACATGCAGTTCCATGGCGAAATGCGGCGCCAGGGTCATGCCGGCCTGCTCGGCCAGGGTCTGCACGCGCAGATAAGGCGTGATGCCGCCGACCCGCGGCGCATCGGGCATGAGAAAATCGGCAGCGCGCTGGCGGATGAATTCCCAATGCTCGGCCGGGCTGGTGAGCATCTCGCCGGTGGCAATCGGCGTATCGAACAGGCGCACCAGCTCGGCGTGACCTTCGGCGTCGTAGCAGTCCAGCGGCTCCTCGATCCAGACCAGATCGAAGGGCTCCAGGCGGCGGCACATGCGCCGCGCAGTCGGACGATCCCATTGTTGGTTGGCATCGACCATCAGCGGGAAGCTCTCACCCAGATGCTCACGCACCGTGCCGACGCGGTGAATGTCCAGCGCCCAGTCGGGCTGACCGACCTTGAGCTTGATACCGCCGATACCCTTCTCGCGGGAGATATCGGTGTTCTTCAGCAATTGGTCGAGCGGCGTGTGCAGAAAGCCGCCGGAGGTGTTATAACAACGCACCGAGTCGCGATGACTGCCGAGCAGACGCGCCAGGGAAAGGCCGCTGCGACGCGCCTTGAGATCCCACAGGGCAACATCGAAAGCGCCGATGGCCTGGGTCGCCAGACCGCTGCGGCCGACCGAGGCGCCAGCCCAGCACAGCTTGTCCCAGAGTCTGGCGATATCGCTGGGGTTCTCGCCGATCAGGTTCGGTGCCACTTCCAGAGCATGGGCGAACTGACCTGGACCGCCCGCGCGCTTGGAATAGCTGAAACCCAGGCCGCGATGGCCATCGCGCGTCTCGATCTCGGCGATCAGGATGGCGATCTCGGTCATCGGCTTCTGCCGGCCGGTCAGCACCTTGGCGTCGCTGATCGGATTGGCCAGCGGCAGGGCTACCGAGCGCAGGCTCAGCCAGGCAATGCGGTCGTCGTCGGCGGATGGGGTGGCGCTATCGGTCATGACTGACTCCTCGTCGTGAAACTCGGCACCCCGCAGGGCTGCCGAAAAATGGGCAACCCGAGTCAGATTACGATGATTGCGCAATCATTCAAGCATTGAGACCAACGAGATCGATGCCCGCGCAGGCGCACCGCCAACAGCCGCCGAGCGGCTTGTCTACTGGCTCGCGAGGCGCACCGGCGAAACGGCAGGAGAGGCTCCCGCAGGGCCCCGGGGCAAAGGCGAACGAGACGCTTTGACAGCGGCCACAACTGCAACTAAGGTGCCTCTCTTGCCTATTCCCAGGCTCTTCCCCGCTTGCCAAGGAAACGGAATATGTTGCTCCGTCGCATGCTCATCATGCTCGGCGTGGTACTCGTCGTGGTGCTCGCCCTCGCCGCCTACAAAGGCTTCTCCATCTACCAGCAGATCCAGATGTTCTCGGCGCCGCAGCCGGCCATCAGCGTGTCCGCCGCCCGCGCGGAGGAACAGCCGTGGCAGGGACGTCTGCCGGCCATCGGTACGCTCAAGGCATTCCAGGGCGTGGACCTGGCTGCAGAGGTGGACGGCATCGTCCGCGAGGTGATGTTCGAGTCGGGGCAGAAGGTCGCCCAGGGCCAGCCGCTGATCCAGCTCGACAGCGAAGTGGAACGCGCCAGCCTGGCCACCGCCGAAGCCGAGCGCAGCCTGGCCCAGGTCGAGTTCGAGCGCGGGCGCAGCCTGGTGAGTCGGCAGAACATCTCCAAGAGCGAGTTCGACCGCCTGTCCTCGACCCTGCAGAAGGCCACCGCCAGCGTCGCGCAGTTCAAGGCGCAGCTGGAGAAGAAGCGCATCAGCGCACCGTTCGCCGGCACCATCGGCATTCGTCAGGTCGATACCGGCGACTACCTCTCGCCGGGTGCCACCATCGCCACCCTGCAGGATCTGTCGCGCCTGCACGTCGACTTCTTCCTGCCCGAGCAGCGCGCGCCACAGCTGCAGGTCGGCCAACCGGTTCGCCTGAACGTCGCCGCCTATCCGGGCGAGCAGTTCGAAGGCCAAATCGCCGCGATCAATCCCAAGGTGGAGAACGAAACCCGCAACCTGCAGGTTCGCGCCACCCTGAGCAACCCGGACGAGAAACTGCTGCCGGGCATGTTCGCCAACCTGGAAGTGCTGCTGCCGGATGACCAGCCGCAGATCGTCGTGCCGGAAACCGCCATCACCTACACCCTCTATGGCAACTCGGTGTACGTGGTGAAGGAAAAACAGGACGACGACGGCAAGGTGGTCAAGGACGCAGACGGCAATGCCCATCTGATCGTCGAGCGGCGCTTCGTCGAGACCGGCGAGCGGCGTGCCGGCCGTGTGGTGATTCTCAAGGGCCTGCAGGCCGGCGAGCAGGTGGTCACCTCCGGCCAGCTCAAGCTGGACAACGGCTCCCACGTCGCCATCGTCGACGATCCGGCACTGCAGCTGGAAACTGGCGAACCGGCCGCAACCGAGCAGTAAGGTTCGCCTCCAGTCGTAATGCTGTTCAACCAAGCGTCGACCAGCGCGATTGATCCCCTCGCCCCTCAGGGGGGAGGGATTGGGGAGAGGACATAACGGGCCATACCGACTCTCTCTCCCTGCCCTTCTCCCATAGATGAGAGAGGGGCGAAAAACGCGCGCAACTGCTGATAGACAGGCCGCCGCAGGGCGGCCAAGGAAATATCCATGGCTTTTACCGATCCTTTCATCCGCCGCCCGGTGCTGGCCACCGTGGTCAGCCTGCTGATCGTCCTGCTTGGTTTCCAGGCGTTCAGCAAGCTGGTCATCCGCCAGTACCCGCAGATGGAAAACGCCCTGATCACGGTGACCACCGCCTATCCCGGTGCCAACGCCGAAACAATCCAGGGCTACATCACCCAGCCGCTGCAACAGAGCCTGGCCAGCGCAGAAGGCATCGACTACATGACCTCGTCGAGCCAGCAGAACCTGTCGACCATCTCCATCTACGCGCGCATCGGTGCCAACAGCGACCGCCTGTTCACCGAGCTGCTGGCCAAGGCCAACGAGGTGAAGAACCAGCTGCCGCAGGACGCCGAAGATCCGGTGCTATCCAAGGAAGCGGCCGACGCCTCGGCGCTGATGTACGTCAGCTTCTACAGCGACGAGCTGTCCAACCCGCAGATCACCGACTACCTGTCACGCGTCATCCAGCCCAAGCTGGCCACCCTGCCCGGCATGGCCGAAGCGCAGATTCTCGGCAACCAGGTGTTCGCCATGCGTCTGTGGCTGGACCCGGTGAAGATGGCCGCCTACGGCGTCACCGCCGGCGATCTCAACAGCGCCGTGCGCAAGTACAACTTCCTCTCCGCCGCCGGCGAGGTGAAGGGCCAGTACGTGGTTACCAGCATCAATGCCAGCACCGACCTGAAATCGGTCGATGCCTTCGGCGCGATTCCGGTGAAGACCGTCGGTGACACCCGCGTGCTGGTGCGTGACATCGCCCGCGTGGAAATGGGCGCAGCCAACTACGACTCGATCAGCTCCTTTGACGGTATTCCCTCGGTATATATCGCCATCAAGGGCACGCCGAGCGCCAACCCGCTGGACGTGATCAAGGAGGTGCGCAATGCCCTGCCGGAGCTGGAGGCGCAACTGCCGCCAAACCTCAAGGTGGCCATCGCCTACGACGCCACCCTGTTCATCCAGGCGTCCATCGACGAAGTGGTCAAGACCCTGGCCGAAGCGGTGCTGATCGTCATCGTCGTGGTCTTCCTGTTCCTCGGCGCCTTCCGCTCGGTGCTGATCCCGGTGATCACCATCCCGCTGTCGATGATCGGCGTGCTGTTCTTCATGCAGCTGATGGGCTACTCCATCAACCTGCTGACCCTGCTGGCCATGGTGCTGGCCATCGGCCTGGTGGTGGATGATGCCATCGTCGTGGTGGAGAACATCCACCGCCATATCGAAGAAGGCAAGACGCCGTTCGATGCCGCCATCGAGGGCGCACGCGAGATCGCCGTACCGGTGATTTCGATGACCATCACCCTCGCCGCGGTCTATGCACCCATCGGCTTCCTCGAAGGCCTGACCGGTGCGCTGTTCAAGGAGTTCGCCCTGACCCTGGCCGGCGCGGTGATCATCTCCGGCATCGTCGCCCTGACCCTGTCGCCGATGATGTGCGCCAAGCTGCTGCGCCACGAGGAAAACCCCTCGGGCCTGGCCCATCGCCTGGACATGATCTTCGATCGGCTCAAGCAGCGTTATCAGAAGATGCTCCACGGCACGCTCAACACCCGGCCGGTGGTGGTGGTGTTCGCCGTGATCATCATGGCGCTGATCCCGGTACTGCTTTCCTTCACCCAGAGCGAACTGGCGCCCGAGGAGGACCAGGGCGTGGTGTTCCTCTTCGCCAACGCGCCGCAGCCGACCAACCTCGACTACGTCAATGCCTACACCGACCAGTTCGTGGAGGTTTTCAAGAGCTTCCCCGAGTACTACTCGTCGTTCCAGATCAACGGCTTCGACGGCGTGCAGTCGGGCATTGGCGGCTTCCTGCTGACGCCCTGGAACGAACGCGACCGCTCACAGATGGAAATCCTTCCGGAGGTTCAGGCCAGGCTCAACCACATCCCCGGCCTGCAGATCTTCGGCTTCAACCTGCCGTCGCTGCCGGGTACCGGCGAGGGTCTGCCCTTCCAGTTCGTGATCAACACGCCGAACGACTACGAGTCGTTGCTGCAGGTGGCCGAGCGGGTCAAGGCACGCGCACAGGAGTCGGGCAAGTTCGCATTCCTCAACATCGACCTGGCCTTCGACAAGCCGGAAATCGTCGTCGACATCGACCGCGAGAAGGCTGCGCAAATGGGCGTGTCCATGGAAGATCTGGGCTCCACTCTGGCCAGCCTGCTTGGCGAGGGCGAAATCAACCGCTTCACCATCGACGGCCGCAGCTACAAGGTGATCGCCCAGGTCGAGCGCGCCTACCGTGAGAACCCAAGCTGGCTGGACAACTACTACGTGCGCAGCGAAAGCGGCAGCATGGTGCCGCTGGGTACGCTGATCAGCCTCAGCGACCGGGCGCGGCCAACCAAGCTCAAGCAGTTCCAGCAGCTCAACTCGGCGATCATCGAAGGCGTGGCCATCGTCAGCCAGGGTGAGGCCATCGACACCATCACCGCCATCGCCCGCGAGGAAGCGCCGCGCGGCTACAGCTTCGACTATGCCGGCGCTTCGCGGCAGTACATCCAGGAGGGCAGCGCACTGTTCGTCACCTTCGCCCTGGCCCTGGCGATCATCTTCCTGGTGCTGGCCGCGCAGTTCGAAAGCTTCCGCGACCCGCTGGTGATTCTGGTAACCGTACCGCTGTCGATCTGCGGCGCGCTGATTCCGATCTTCCTCGGTTTCTCGACCATGAACATCTACACCCAGGTGGGCCTGGTGACGCTGATCGGCCTGATCAGCAAGCACGGCATCCTTATCGTCGAATTCGCCAACCAGTTGCGCCGTGAGGGCCTGCCGCTGCGCGAGGCCATCGAGGAAGCGGCCGCCATTCGCCTGCGCCCGGTACTGATGACCACTGCGGCGATGGTGTTCGGCATGGTGCCGCTGATCTTCGCCAGCGGCGCCGGCGCGGTGAGCCGCTTCGACATCGGCCTGGTGATCGCCACCGGCATGAGCGTCGGTACGCTGTTCACCCTGTTTGTCCTGCCGTGCGTCTACAGTCTGCTGGCCAAGCCGGATGCCGAGCCGCTGGCGCAGGCCGTGCCCGCTCACTGACCTGAACACAGCTCCGTGTGCACCGCGGCTCCGATTAGCGCAAGCGGTGCGCACCGTTCAGGCAACCCGTAGCCCCGCCCTGCCCCTTCAGGTAAACGACAGAAGGTAGGCATTGACCCTTGCCATTTATGTAATAAGAATTATTCTCAGTTATGCAATGACGGCCAAGGAGACCTGCCATGACCTACCTGATCGATGCCTGGCTGGACCGCCCGCATCCCTATCTGCGCATCCTCAACCGTGAAACCGGGGAAGTCTGCGCCATGCTGGAAGAAGAAGCGCTGGATGAACTGCGCGACCAGGGCGACTTGGACCTGCAGGAACTGAGTTCCAGTGAACCCATCGTGCTCAAGGAGCTGGTGCGCAGTCTGTTCCTCTACTGTTACGCAAGGGCCTTGCGCCCCTGACCGCTGCAACTGCATCGAACCACCAGCTGAAACGCAAACGGGGCGCCCTGTTACCAGGGCGCCCCGTTTCGCTGGACAGTCATGCGGTCACGCAGGGTGCGCCGTACGCACCGAGGCGACAGTGTCTGTCCCGGACATCAGAGAATGTCGAGCAGCTCGACATCGAATACCAGCACGCTGTGAGGCGGGATGCTGCCAACGCCCTGAGCGCCGTAGGCCAGCTCGCTCGGCACGTGCAGACGCCACTTGCTGCCGGTACCCATCAGTTGCAGAGCCTCGACCCAGCCCGGAATCACACCACCGACCGGGAATTCAGCCGGCTGGCCGCGCTCGTAGGAGCTGTCGAACACGGTGCCGTCGATCAGGGTGCCGTGGTAGTGGGTACGTACCTGGTCCTCGGCGGACGGCTTGGCGCCCTCGCCGGCGACCAGCACTTCGTATTGCAGGCCGGAAGGCAGCACGGTCACGCCTTCACGCTTGGCGTTCTCGGCCAGGTAGGCACGGCCTTCGCCGGCAGCGGCTTCAGCCTTGGCAGCCGCCTCGGCCTGCATGATTTCGCGGATGACCTTGAAGCTGGCGCCCAGCTCGGCCTCGGAAACACGGCTGGCCTGGCCGGTGAAGGCGTCGGTCAGACCGGCGAGGATGGCGTTCAGGTCGACGCCGGGCGGCGGGTTGTCGCGCAACTGACCACCGAGTTGACGACCGATGCCGTAGCTGACGCGGCCCTCATCGGAGGACAGATCGGGGCTGAAGTTGAATTCGGACATGAAAGGCTCCGCTTGGGGCTATGAAAAAGGCCGGCCAGCCTAGCACAGAAGCCCGGCGCGGCGTCACGGCGCATCGAGGCGGTGCTCGGCCAGGTTTCACTTACGCAGCTACCAGGCGGCGGATATGGCGATCACCAGCCGGAGCGAAACGCGATGGGCACGCGTAGGCAGTTGTCAGTCGAGGGCATGCCGCACATCTCGTCGTGCACCGAGTGATGCACCAGAAAAAACGGAATCACCGGTATTTCCTCCAGCATGTCGCGCGCATGCTCCACCGACCGCAGGTTCAAGGTACTGCCGTGCTCGTCGAGAATCAGATGCACGCGCCCCTCCATCCGTGCCTCGAGCAGATAGAGGCCGCCTTCGAGCGAGATCAGATTGAGTTCAGCGATGCGCCCGGCCCGGGCGTGAGCGGATAGATCGTGCAGATTCATCCGGACCTTCCTCTCGCCAGAATCATACAACAAGTTGTACATCACAATTAAATGTATAATAAATGAAAAGCTCAAGCCCAGAAAGCAAAACGCCCGTCCTGTTGGGACGGGCGCTCATAAAGCAGCCAGGACTCAGTCGTGCTTGGTCAGCTTGTCCAGATAGCCCATGGCGAATGCCGAGGCCACGAAGGTCAGGTGGATAATCACGTACCACATCAAATGGTCCGTTTCGTAGTTGCGCGCGTCCATGAATACGCGCAGCAGATGGATCGAGGAAATGGCCACGATCGATGCGGCCACCTTCATCTTCAACGAACTCGAATCCATCTTGCCCAGCCAGTTGAGCTTCTCCTTGCTCTCGTCGATATCCAGCTGCGAGACGAAGTTTTCGTAGCCGGAAATCATCACCATCACCAGCAAGCCACCCACCAGCGCCATGTCGATCAGCGACAGCAGCACCAGAATCAGGTCGGACTCTGCCATGGCGAACACGTTCGGCAGGATATGAACGACTTCCTGGAAGAATTTCAGTGCCAGCGCCAGCAGACCCAGAGAAAGACCGAAGTAGATCGGCGCCAGCAGCCAGCGCGACGCGTACATGGCGTTTTCGATAAAGCGTTCCATGGAAGACTCACTGAAGGAAGGGAAGAAAATCGCGGCGAGTATACCCATCGCCCGGCATCAGCAGAAGCGGCCGGCGCATTGTGGATAACCACGGCAGCAGGTATATCCCGCGAATGCTCCGCGGCGCCTTGTTTCAGGCGTTTCGGCTGTTCCCGTCAGTGCCAGGTCAACTCTGGAAAGCATCAGAATGACTGCAGCGTTCGCCATTGAGGCGACGCAACTCGGCCTGCATGTGCAAGCGCCAGATCGGTGGCTCGCGGCATTCGACATAACCCTGCGAAATCAGGCTTTTGGCAATCGACTGAAGAACCCCTTCTGCGACAAAAGGCCCGTAGAACGGGCCTTGTGCCTTGATCGC
The sequence above is drawn from the Pseudomonas sp. Z8(2022) genome and encodes:
- a CDS encoding enolase C-terminal domain-like protein, translating into MYEAPRSTPRIVEMQVIPVAGHDSMLLNLCGAHAPYFTRNLVLLKDNAGRIGCGEVPGGEGIRQALERCRELVIGQSVGRYNHVLNRLRQAIAGPARGPQTTQHQVTSESEARVLKQPHEINLRLDNVITAVEAALLDLLGQHLDVPVAELLGSGQQRDSVPMLAYLFYIGERQRTDLPYLAGKGPTDDWYHLRHQAALTPEAIARLAEAAHARYGFNDFKLKGGVMRGAEEMDAIRAIKARFPDARVTLDPNGAWSLDEAIALCQGQNHVLSYAEDPCGPENGYSGREVMAEFKRATGIPTATNMVATDWRQMGHSLRLEAVDIPLADPHFWTMQGAVRLGQVCEEFGLTWGSHSNNHFDISLAMFTHAAAAVPGRVTAIDTHWIWQEGEERLTREPLQIIGGQVRVSDKPGLGIEPDMERIMAAHELYKKVAKGARDDAMAMQYLVPGWQYDPKRPSLGRD
- a CDS encoding tripartite tricarboxylate transporter substrate binding protein, coding for MKKTFRASLLSALVGMGALITHSATFADEVKWPTRPIQVVVIANPGGDTDFNARMMAKYFNEITGKTMVVTNVAGGGGTLAAEQVKGAAADGNTILFTHPGQLIVNEVAGLTEDSFETFDVACIAGVDKSAVFVASKQSGVTSMQDLVEKSKANPRSITYGTEMGSFSHIQGLMLEKLTGVKLKMVDGGTVADRVVGMLGGRLDLGAITYGSVQDYVQGGQMVALGQPNAERNVMLGDVPTLKEQGLDITMDKPYVVAFPKGTDPAIVKKMSDIMKQITEKPAYAEDLKKFKQPVAFFATEEARQILAKTREDFMQFKDELRKAK
- a CDS encoding tripartite tricarboxylate transporter TctB family protein — encoded protein: MNTPNKKELITGIAMLGASLAYLLLAQQIPGHDGIDAATVPKLLAGFLTLLGLMQLASAFAKPRTATEAASDLPTEAEEPATEIVEPKTVIKTLGLILGYMALLGPVGFPIMTVVYLYLQFLVLTPVNQKARHLTYLLIAVICSALIFLLFREAFDLMLPAGLLNNFI
- a CDS encoding tripartite tricarboxylate transporter permease, producing the protein MLELLQQGFGAVFSLNIMMLMTVGVAMGIVFGAVPGLSATMAVALCLPLTFTMGPQAGLSLLVALFIGATSGGLISAILLKIPGTPSSIATVFDGGPLMEQGHGVKALGIGIVFSFLGTIFSIVALMLIAPQLAKVALSFGPHEYFAIAIFSLTLIATLSAGSMVKGLFAGALGIAISTIGIAPVEAVRRFTFGVNELNGGFSMLTVMIGMFAVAEIIKLAETGRHAVQGTARSVSMKNIKGFGFSLREFREQLPNAGRSGLIGLGIGILPGIGAGTSNLVSYIIAKKRAKDGHTYGKGNIGGVVASETANNAGIGGAMMPLMTLGIPGDTVTAIMLGGFLIHGIQPGPLLFISQGPLVYTIFAALIVATVMMLFMEFYGLRLFIKLLDVPKHILLPIILVLCVVGAFGLSSRLFDVWSILLFGLLGYAFVKAGMPAAPFIIGFILGPMAETNLRRGLMLSDGSFADFFTNPIAGTFLGLALLFVLWQVFSALRPKPSAINEILRT
- a CDS encoding LysR family transcriptional regulator translates to MFDLAQLRCFTTLAAELNFRRAAERLHMTQPPLSRQIQLLEHQLGVSLFTRSTRSVALTAAGRAFFVEAQALLDQAHRAAQSARLAAIGESGSLNISFVASAVYDVLPRAITSARRERPGVDIALLEMTTFEQVQALRSRRVDLAIVRAPLQQSGLVSECLLREPFVLAAPAGHPLAQHQRPTLEMLHGQPFLLYAHTAWQPFNELHTGLFRASGIQPDFVQALGSTLTILALVNAGMGLALVPRTASAIHFGQVRFRELPLPKGVCGELHLVWRDDNDNPALPAVIEAVRQAARDIYPQS